From Paramagnetospirillum magnetotacticum MS-1, one genomic window encodes:
- a CDS encoding phospholipase D-like domain-containing protein — MGRVVAFLAPLLILLAACAPMRADYARPPSSAFDRPLETSLGKAFAAEQAGRPGQSGFHLLNNGVGALMTRAALIDRAERSIDFQTFIFDADEVGAFILDRLIAAARRGVRVRILLDDYELGLDDGLLARLDGEPNMEVRIFNPFPDRARWTRSAQMLWNLDRLGRRMHNKVLVADGQLALLGGRNISNHYFEGPSESNFRDIELLTTGAVATQAAASFDSFWASPMVGEVRAFDREPDAEALDTLLSLLAGASGPAAEYARSRDQYLARLTNPAQMIWAPAQVVAEPPDRLPEGAEKSSAEIARANAIVRQGAKHQVVYESAYFIPGDKGVQVLGDLVRRGVGVTVLTNSLAATDVVAVHAAYSLYRPALLEAGVRLFEYRTDARRPEPAGHLVHLGRSDSGLHAKIVVYDRVTVWVGSANFDPRSRHLNTEIGVMIHSPELAEKLLAGIERDFDPAHSWRLEANPGAATGPVAWVGERDGHMVRLETEPDGDLWRGIRTLFYSVLPGIEELL; from the coding sequence ATGGGGCGCGTGGTTGCTTTCCTCGCCCCATTGCTGATCCTTCTGGCGGCCTGCGCGCCCATGCGCGCCGATTACGCCAGGCCGCCTTCCTCCGCCTTCGACCGCCCCCTGGAAACCTCCCTGGGCAAGGCCTTTGCGGCCGAGCAGGCGGGGCGGCCCGGTCAAAGCGGCTTTCACCTGCTCAATAATGGGGTGGGGGCGTTGATGACGCGGGCGGCGCTGATTGACCGCGCCGAGCGCAGCATCGATTTCCAGACCTTCATCTTCGATGCCGACGAGGTGGGCGCTTTCATCCTCGATCGCCTGATCGCGGCGGCGCGGCGCGGCGTCAGGGTGCGCATTCTGCTCGACGATTATGAACTCGGCCTCGACGACGGGTTGCTGGCCCGCCTGGATGGCGAGCCCAATATGGAGGTGCGGATCTTCAATCCGTTTCCCGACCGGGCGCGCTGGACCCGTTCGGCCCAGATGCTGTGGAATCTGGACCGGCTGGGACGTCGCATGCACAACAAGGTGCTGGTCGCCGACGGGCAGTTGGCCTTGCTGGGCGGGCGCAATATCTCCAACCACTATTTCGAGGGGCCGTCCGAGTCCAATTTCCGCGACATCGAACTCCTGACCACGGGGGCTGTGGCAACCCAGGCGGCGGCCAGCTTCGATTCCTTCTGGGCCTCGCCCATGGTCGGCGAGGTGCGGGCCTTCGACAGGGAGCCCGATGCCGAGGCATTGGACACTCTGCTGTCCCTTTTGGCCGGGGCCAGCGGTCCGGCGGCGGAATATGCGCGAAGCCGCGACCAGTATCTTGCGCGGCTCACCAATCCTGCGCAGATGATCTGGGCTCCGGCCCAGGTGGTGGCCGAGCCCCCCGACCGCCTGCCCGAGGGCGCGGAAAAATCCTCGGCCGAGATCGCCCGCGCCAATGCCATCGTCCGGCAGGGGGCGAAACATCAGGTGGTCTACGAAAGCGCCTATTTCATTCCCGGCGATAAGGGCGTTCAGGTGCTGGGCGATCTGGTGCGGCGTGGTGTCGGCGTTACCGTTCTCACCAATAGCCTGGCGGCCACCGATGTGGTGGCGGTGCATGCCGCCTATTCCCTCTATCGCCCGGCCCTGTTGGAGGCTGGCGTGCGTCTGTTCGAATACCGGACCGATGCGCGGCGGCCCGAACCCGCTGGTCATCTCGTCCATCTCGGCCGTTCGGATTCCGGCCTGCATGCCAAGATCGTGGTCTATGACCGCGTCACGGTCTGGGTGGGCAGCGCCAATTTCGATCCGCGCTCGCGCCATCTCAATACCGAGATCGGAGTGATGATCCACAGCCCGGAACTGGCCGAAAAGCTGCTGGCCGGAATCGAGCGGGATTTCGATCCCGCTCATTCCTGGCGGCTGGAGGCCAATCCCGGAGCCGCCACCGGTCCGGTGGCCTGGGTGGGGGAAAGGGACGGCCATATGGTCCGCCTGGAGACCGAGCCCGACGGCGACCTCTGGCGGGGCATTCGGACCCTGTTCTATTCGGTCCTGCCGGGCATCGAGGAGCTTCTTTAG
- the ubiA gene encoding 4-hydroxybenzoate octaprenyltransferase, which produces MSTSQILQGDIPVGNWIDRYVPAALRPYFRLMRLDRPIGTWLLLFPCWWSIALASERWPDLWLMALFAVGAVVMRGAGCTFNDWADREFDGRVARTASRPIPSGAVSPNQALAFLGLQLLTGLVILMQLNDFAIAVGIASLLLVFPYPFMKRITYWPQAWLGLTFNWGALLGWAAVSGHMGLPALLLYAAGPFWTLGYDTIYAHQDKEDDAMIGVKSTALRLGDATVKWLWLFYPATLVLIGAAGWAAGLGWAFWPGLALAGGHLLWQIRNVDINDGADCLDKFKSNRHFGWLVLAAIMAGKVL; this is translated from the coding sequence ATGTCCACGTCCCAGATCCTTCAGGGCGACATACCGGTCGGCAATTGGATCGACCGTTATGTCCCCGCCGCCCTGCGGCCCTATTTCCGCCTGATGCGCCTCGACCGGCCCATCGGCACCTGGCTGCTGCTGTTTCCCTGCTGGTGGAGCATCGCTTTGGCCTCGGAGCGCTGGCCCGATCTGTGGCTGATGGCGCTGTTCGCGGTGGGCGCGGTGGTGATGCGGGGCGCGGGCTGCACCTTCAACGACTGGGCCGACCGGGAGTTCGACGGCCGTGTGGCGCGCACCGCGTCCAGACCCATTCCCTCGGGCGCGGTCAGCCCCAATCAGGCCCTGGCCTTTCTGGGCCTGCAGCTGCTGACCGGTCTTGTGATTCTGATGCAACTCAATGATTTCGCCATCGCGGTGGGCATCGCCTCGCTGCTGCTGGTCTTTCCCTATCCCTTCATGAAGCGCATCACCTATTGGCCCCAGGCCTGGCTGGGCCTCACCTTCAATTGGGGCGCGCTCTTGGGCTGGGCGGCGGTGAGCGGCCATATGGGCCTGCCCGCGCTGTTGCTCTATGCCGCCGGGCCGTTCTGGACGCTGGGCTATGACACCATCTATGCCCATCAGGACAAGGAGGACGACGCCATGATAGGCGTGAAGTCCACGGCGCTTCGGCTGGGCGATGCCACGGTCAAATGGCTGTGGCTGTTCTATCCCGCCACGCTGGTCCTGATCGGCGCGGCCGGATGGGCTGCGGGACTGGGCTGGGCGTTCTGGCCGGGCCTCGCCCTGGCTGGCGGGCATCTGCTTTGGCAGATCAGGAACGTGGATATCAATGACGGCGCCGATTGCCTGGACAAGTTCAAGTCCAACCGCCATTTCGGCTGGCTGGTCCTGGCGGCCATCATGGCGGGGAAGGTGCTGTGA
- a CDS encoding class I SAM-dependent methyltransferase: MTPVSASYEAASAFIQANTEVASPPACPEIKLWTATEVTPLWEATEEALLRVNLPPPYWAFCWAGGQALTRWVLDHPEMVEGKRVLDFAAGSGVTALAAAKLGAAKVEAAEIDPMACYAIRANAELNGVQVDVLADDVVGSPCRWDVVMAGDVCYEAPMTAHIWPWLVSLAAEGAMVVMADPGRAYLPKTGLLRVGHYTVITSLDLEDKAQRDVGIYKIVG, encoded by the coding sequence GTGACCCCCGTCTCCGCCAGCTATGAAGCCGCCAGCGCCTTCATTCAGGCCAATACCGAAGTGGCCAGCCCGCCCGCCTGTCCCGAGATCAAGCTGTGGACGGCCACCGAGGTGACGCCCTTGTGGGAGGCCACGGAAGAGGCGCTGCTGCGCGTCAATCTGCCGCCGCCCTATTGGGCCTTCTGCTGGGCGGGGGGCCAAGCCCTGACCCGGTGGGTGCTGGATCATCCCGAGATGGTCGAGGGCAAGCGTGTGCTGGATTTCGCAGCCGGTTCGGGGGTGACGGCGCTGGCCGCCGCCAAGCTGGGCGCCGCCAAGGTGGAAGCCGCCGAGATCGATCCCATGGCCTGTTACGCCATCCGCGCCAATGCCGAGCTTAACGGCGTCCAGGTCGATGTGCTGGCCGACGATGTGGTGGGCAGCCCGTGCCGCTGGGACGTGGTGATGGCGGGCGATGTCTGCTACGAGGCCCCCATGACCGCCCATATCTGGCCCTGGCTGGTGAGCCTCGCCGCCGAGGGCGCCATGGTGGTGATGGCCGATCCGGGCCGTGCCTATCTGCCCAAGACCGGCTTGCTGCGGGTCGGACACTATACGGTGATCACCAGCCTGGACCTGGAAGACAAGGCCCAGCGCGACGTGGGTATCTATAAGATCGTCGGCTGA
- a CDS encoding ABC transporter permease encodes MTSLALRRIQAVCLRHLYIMKGSWPRLLEMAYWPAVNMVMWGFTNRFFAEHSSWVAQAGGILIGAVLLWDVMFRGNLGVALSFLEEMWSRNLGHLSVSPLRPHELVISMLTMSLIRTVIGVLPAALLAIPLYHYSIFTLGLPLVAFWFSLMVSGWAVGLGVSALVLRFGLGAESLAWVMIFAMAPLAGIYYPISTLPNWLQPVAWALPPAHVFEGMRAVVFDGSMRLDLLASALALNAFYLTLGAGLFLWAWHGARVRGALLNVGE; translated from the coding sequence ATGACCTCTCTCGCACTCCGCCGCATCCAGGCCGTGTGCCTGCGCCATCTCTACATCATGAAAGGCTCGTGGCCGCGCCTGTTGGAAATGGCCTATTGGCCCGCCGTCAACATGGTGATGTGGGGCTTCACCAACCGTTTCTTCGCCGAGCATTCCAGTTGGGTGGCCCAGGCGGGCGGCATCCTGATCGGCGCCGTTCTGTTGTGGGACGTGATGTTCCGCGGCAATCTGGGGGTGGCGCTGTCCTTTCTCGAAGAGATGTGGTCGCGCAATCTGGGGCATCTGTCGGTCAGCCCGCTTCGCCCCCACGAACTGGTCATCTCCATGCTGACCATGAGCCTGATCCGCACGGTGATCGGCGTGTTGCCCGCCGCCCTGCTGGCCATTCCGCTTTACCACTATTCCATCTTCACGCTGGGCCTGCCGCTGGTCGCCTTCTGGTTCAGCCTGATGGTCAGCGGCTGGGCGGTGGGATTGGGAGTCTCCGCCCTGGTGCTGCGCTTCGGACTGGGCGCGGAAAGCCTGGCCTGGGTGATGATCTTCGCCATGGCGCCCCTGGCCGGGATCTATTACCCCATCAGCACCCTGCCCAATTGGCTGCAGCCCGTGGCTTGGGCCCTGCCCCCCGCCCATGTGTTCGAAGGCATGCGCGCCGTGGTGTTCGACGGCAGTATGCGCCTCGACCTGCTGGCCTCGGCCCTGGCGCTCAACGCCTTCTACCTCACCCTGGGCGCTGGCCTGTTCCTGTGGGCCTGGCATGGGGCGAGGGTCAGGGGCGCTTTGCTGAACGTGGGGGAATAG
- a CDS encoding ABC transporter ATP-binding protein: MSAIEVQSLFKSFGPVKAVDGISFAIAAGSTTALLGGNGAGKTTTLSMLLGLLLPTSGSITVLGEDMVRHRYRVLPRMNFSSPYVDLPHRLTVRQNLKVYGGLYGVKHLADRIGELTEELDLGDFIDRPAGKLSAGQKTRVALAKALLNKPDLLLLDEPTASLDPDTADWVRSYFQAYRDRTGATIVLASHNMTEVERMCDHVLMMKEGRIVDQGSPSALIERFGRATMEEVFLDIARDRRRGDEG, translated from the coding sequence TTGAGCGCCATCGAGGTTCAATCCCTCTTCAAGAGCTTCGGCCCCGTGAAGGCCGTGGACGGAATCAGCTTTGCCATCGCCGCCGGATCGACCACCGCGCTTCTTGGCGGCAACGGGGCGGGCAAGACCACCACGCTTTCCATGCTGCTGGGCTTGCTTCTGCCCACCTCCGGCTCCATCACCGTCCTGGGCGAGGACATGGTGCGGCACCGCTATCGCGTCCTGCCGCGCATGAATTTTTCCAGCCCCTATGTGGACCTGCCTCACCGCCTGACCGTGCGTCAGAACCTCAAGGTCTATGGCGGCCTCTATGGCGTGAAGCATCTGGCCGACCGCATCGGGGAACTGACCGAGGAACTGGACCTGGGCGATTTCATCGACCGCCCGGCGGGCAAGCTGTCGGCGGGCCAAAAGACCCGCGTCGCCCTGGCCAAGGCCCTGCTCAACAAGCCCGATCTTCTGCTGCTGGACGAACCCACCGCCTCGCTGGATCCCGACACCGCCGATTGGGTGCGCAGCTATTTCCAGGCCTACCGCGACCGCACCGGGGCCACCATCGTCCTGGCGTCCCACAACATGACCGAGGTCGAGCGCATGTGCGACCACGTGCTGATGATGAAAGAGGGCCGCATCGTCGACCAGGGCTCACCCTCCGCGCTGATCGAGCGCTTTGGCCGCGCCACCATGGAAGAAGTGTTCCTGGACATCGCTCGCGACCGCCGCAGGGGGGATGAGGGATGA
- a CDS encoding EAL domain-containing protein translates to MPRPNSQESLLLDYIHRLERHRLDRRAVHVHLSGLQAQNRREHHTRIAGNTFENLVKLMQAQVFTMANADLMVIYKIQAQEEVEASVVKLRFLFSDDPLVMEEQRTHQALFCTWYSLDKEYDMLLALAQKLVQDENAKRSAATERTAQDAKLQAQKPKGSPFTPELLNRVESSLGQADLANLMRRQAVCAVVGKSPPTPVFHELFISIADLRQTLFPSVNVNSSPWLFQQLTETLDRRVLAMLNKHDDRTLEGDISINLNVSTILSPEFLIFDDNVKAGMRGTIVLELQKVDIFADLGGYLFARDFAHDRGYRICIDGLTYSQLPFVDRERLGADLIKLVWDPSLTEEKDKKTEALRRIGVTRIILCRCDNQAGIEYGHSVGITLFQGRHIESLVQGDPRKRGLRARPRA, encoded by the coding sequence ATGCCCCGCCCCAACAGCCAGGAAAGCCTCCTGCTGGACTATATCCACCGGCTGGAGCGCCACCGCCTCGACCGCCGGGCGGTGCATGTGCACCTTTCGGGACTCCAGGCCCAGAACCGGCGCGAGCATCACACCCGCATCGCCGGCAATACCTTTGAAAATCTGGTCAAGCTGATGCAGGCCCAGGTCTTCACCATGGCCAATGCCGATCTGATGGTGATCTACAAGATCCAGGCCCAGGAAGAGGTCGAGGCCTCGGTGGTCAAGCTGCGTTTCCTGTTCTCCGACGACCCCCTGGTGATGGAGGAGCAGCGCACCCATCAGGCGCTGTTCTGCACATGGTATTCCTTGGACAAGGAATACGACATGCTGCTGGCCCTGGCCCAGAAGCTGGTTCAGGACGAGAACGCCAAGCGCAGCGCCGCCACCGAAAGAACCGCCCAGGACGCCAAGCTTCAGGCACAAAAGCCCAAGGGAAGCCCCTTCACGCCGGAACTGCTGAACCGGGTGGAAAGCTCCCTGGGCCAGGCCGACCTTGCCAATCTGATGCGCCGCCAGGCGGTCTGCGCCGTGGTGGGCAAGTCGCCCCCCACCCCGGTCTTCCACGAATTGTTCATCTCCATCGCCGATCTGCGCCAGACCCTGTTTCCCAGCGTCAACGTCAATTCCAGTCCTTGGCTGTTCCAGCAATTGACCGAGACCCTGGACCGCCGCGTCCTGGCCATGCTGAACAAGCACGACGACCGCACGCTGGAAGGCGATATCAGCATCAACCTCAACGTCTCCACCATCCTCAGTCCCGAATTCCTGATCTTCGACGACAACGTCAAGGCGGGCATGCGCGGCACCATCGTGCTGGAGCTGCAGAAGGTGGACATCTTCGCCGATCTGGGCGGCTATCTCTTCGCGCGCGATTTCGCCCATGACCGCGGCTATCGCATCTGCATCGACGGCCTGACCTATTCGCAGCTTCCCTTCGTCGATCGCGAGCGCCTGGGCGCCGATCTGATCAAGCTGGTCTGGGACCCCTCGCTGACCGAGGAGAAGGACAAGAAGACCGAGGCGCTGCGCCGTATCGGCGTGACGCGCATCATCTTGTGCCGCTGCGACAATCAGGCGGGCATCGAATACGGCCATTCGGTGGGCATCACCTTGTTCCAGGGCCGCCACATCGAATCCCTGGTCCAGGGCGATCCCCGCAAACGGGGTCTCAGGGCGCGGCCCAGAGCTTGA
- a CDS encoding metallophosphoesterase family protein, whose translation MIDDSSHHPHRVPSGTRVYAIGDIHGRLDLLDELLARVCDDAGESPASRVVVVFLGDLIDRGAQSCAVVERVIDGAPAQGPLAGARYVCLRGNHEDTMLQFLADFSVGPRWFRNGGLEAIRSYVGEVDSRLALDYPRLQKMLYRALPTHHLRFLSSIPTWHEEGDYLFVHAGVRPGVPLDRQDPFDLMWIREPFLGATETLGKMVVHGHTVVAEPEMRPHRIGIDTGAYRTGRLTALVLEEDRQRFLST comes from the coding sequence ATGATAGACGATTCTTCGCACCATCCTCATCGCGTTCCGTCCGGGACCCGCGTCTACGCCATCGGCGACATTCACGGCCGTCTTGATCTGCTGGACGAGCTGCTGGCGCGCGTCTGTGATGATGCCGGAGAGTCTCCGGCTTCGCGGGTCGTCGTGGTCTTTCTCGGCGATCTGATCGATCGGGGGGCGCAGTCTTGCGCAGTGGTCGAGCGGGTGATCGACGGAGCCCCCGCCCAGGGGCCGCTGGCGGGGGCGCGCTATGTCTGCCTGCGCGGCAATCACGAAGATACCATGCTGCAATTCCTGGCCGATTTCTCGGTGGGGCCGCGCTGGTTCCGCAATGGCGGGCTGGAAGCCATCCGTTCCTATGTGGGCGAGGTGGATTCCAGGCTGGCTCTCGATTACCCCCGGCTGCAGAAGATGCTCTACCGGGCGCTTCCAACCCACCATCTGCGTTTTTTGTCCTCCATTCCCACTTGGCACGAGGAGGGGGATTATCTGTTCGTCCATGCCGGGGTGAGGCCGGGTGTTCCGCTGGACCGCCAGGACCCCTTCGATCTGATGTGGATCAGGGAGCCGTTTCTCGGCGCCACCGAGACTTTGGGCAAGATGGTGGTGCACGGCCACACGGTGGTGGCCGAGCCCGAAATGCGCCCCCACCGGATCGGCATCGATACCGGGGCCTACCGGACCGGGCGTTTGACGGCGCTTGTGCTCGAGGAAGACCGGCAGCGCTTCCTGTCGACGTGA
- the rfaE1 gene encoding D-glycero-beta-D-manno-heptose-7-phosphate kinase translates to MTELSALVERVEKLRGTMVLCVGDAMLDRFVYGSVERISPEAPIPVLCIERETAMLGGAGNVVRNLVAVGAAPAFVSVVGDDTAGREVTRLVGEHGEIDPCIVVEPGRQTTIKTRFFASNQQLLRADRESRSPVGDSIRAQLLQRVERLLPKAGVMVLSDYGKGVLAEPIAAELIRRAKAAGKQVIVDPKGTDYTIYAGATLVTPNRKELHEATGLLVDTDEQVVAAARLLIETCGFEAVLVTRSQDGMSLVRADGQINHLPAEAREVFDVSGAGDTVVATLAAALASGATLPEAAHLANVAAGIVVGKVGTAVAYAEELVVALHHEDLTLGEAKIVPVNAAAEIIDRWRRKGQSVGFTNGCFDLLHPGHVSILAQAKGACDRLVVGLNSDASVQRLKGPTRPVQSEASRATVLSSLATVDLVVIFGEDTPMELIEALKPDVLVKGADYTIDKVVGADLVQSWGGKVVLAELVNGQSTTNTIKKMNGN, encoded by the coding sequence ATGACCGAACTTTCCGCCCTCGTCGAACGTGTTGAGAAGCTGCGCGGCACCATGGTTCTGTGCGTCGGTGACGCCATGCTGGACCGTTTCGTCTACGGTTCGGTAGAACGCATCTCGCCCGAGGCCCCCATTCCCGTTCTGTGCATCGAACGCGAAACCGCCATGCTGGGCGGGGCGGGCAATGTGGTGCGCAATCTGGTGGCGGTGGGCGCCGCGCCGGCCTTCGTGTCGGTGGTGGGCGACGATACGGCGGGCCGCGAGGTCACAAGGCTGGTGGGCGAGCATGGCGAGATCGACCCTTGCATCGTGGTCGAACCCGGCCGCCAGACCACCATCAAGACCCGCTTCTTCGCCTCGAACCAGCAATTGCTGCGCGCCGACCGCGAGTCGCGCAGCCCCGTGGGCGATTCCATCCGTGCCCAGCTTCTCCAGCGGGTCGAGCGGCTTTTGCCCAAGGCCGGGGTGATGGTTCTGTCCGATTACGGCAAGGGCGTTCTGGCCGAACCCATCGCCGCCGAACTGATCCGCCGGGCCAAGGCGGCGGGCAAGCAGGTCATCGTCGATCCCAAGGGCACCGACTACACCATCTATGCCGGGGCCACATTGGTGACGCCCAACCGCAAGGAACTGCACGAGGCCACCGGTCTATTGGTGGACACAGACGAGCAGGTGGTTGCCGCCGCCCGTCTGCTGATCGAGACCTGTGGTTTCGAGGCGGTGCTGGTCACCCGCAGCCAGGACGGCATGTCCCTGGTCCGGGCCGACGGCCAGATCAACCATCTTCCCGCCGAGGCCCGCGAGGTCTTCGACGTGTCGGGGGCCGGTGACACCGTGGTCGCCACCCTGGCCGCCGCCTTGGCGTCCGGGGCGACCTTGCCCGAGGCCGCCCATCTGGCCAATGTGGCCGCCGGAATCGTGGTCGGCAAGGTGGGCACCGCCGTGGCCTATGCGGAGGAACTGGTGGTGGCGCTCCATCACGAGGACCTGACCCTGGGCGAGGCCAAAATCGTGCCTGTCAACGCGGCGGCGGAAATCATCGACCGCTGGCGGCGCAAGGGTCAGAGCGTGGGCTTCACCAATGGCTGTTTCGATCTGCTCCATCCCGGCCACGTCTCCATCCTGGCCCAGGCCAAGGGAGCCTGCGACCGGCTGGTGGTGGGGCTGAATTCCGACGCCTCGGTCCAGCGGCTGAAAGGCCCGACCCGCCCGGTCCAGTCCGAGGCCTCGCGCGCCACCGTGCTGTCGTCGCTGGCCACCGTCGATCTGGTGGTGATCTTTGGTGAGGATACGCCGATGGAACTGATCGAGGCCTTGAAGCCCGACGTGCTGGTCAAGGGCGCCGACTACACCATCGACAAGGTGGTGGGCGCCGATCTGGTGCAGTCCTGGGGCGGCAAGGTGGTGCTGGCCGAACTGGTCAACGGCCAGAGCACCACCAACACCATCAAGAAGATGAACGGCAATTGA
- the queF gene encoding preQ(1) synthase: MADLSLTQLGQSTALPDNPDKAVLETVPNPHPGTLYLVRFTAPEFTSLCPITGQPDFAQLVIDYAPEGALVESKSLKLFLGSFRNHGAFHEDCTIAIAKRLVAACAPKWLRIGGYWYPRGGIPIDVFWQTGPSPEGLWLPDQGVAGYRGRG; this comes from the coding sequence ATGGCTGATTTAAGCCTAACCCAACTGGGTCAGTCCACGGCTCTGCCCGACAATCCGGACAAAGCCGTGCTGGAGACGGTGCCCAACCCCCATCCCGGCACGCTGTATCTGGTGCGCTTTACCGCACCCGAGTTCACCTCGCTGTGCCCCATCACCGGCCAGCCCGACTTTGCCCAGCTGGTCATCGACTACGCGCCCGAAGGCGCCCTGGTGGAAAGCAAGTCGTTGAAGCTGTTCCTGGGCAGTTTCCGCAACCACGGGGCTTTCCACGAGGATTGCACCATCGCCATCGCCAAACGGCTGGTGGCGGCCTGCGCGCCCAAATGGCTGCGCATCGGCGGCTACTGGTATCCCAGGGGCGGTATCCCCATCGACGTCTTCTGGCAGACCGGCCCTTCTCCCGAAGGCCTGTGGCTGCCCGATCAGGGCGTGGCGGGCTATCGCGGCCGGGGGTAG
- the queG gene encoding tRNA epoxyqueuosine(34) reductase QueG → MSADVKALIRAKALELGFSDVGFARAQGLAQWKADLDAYLAEGRHGTMDWMAETAARRADPQILWPEARSVIVLGTNYAPAGDALKLTRMPERGNISVYARNRDYHDLLKRRLKALGRWMAETWDCQLKVFVDTAPVMEKPLAAQTALGWRGRHTNIVSRRFGSWLFLGEVFTTLEIAPDLPEADHCGSCRACVDACPTQALDGEGRIDARRCISYLTIESKAPVPEDLRPGLGNRLYGCDDCMAACPWNKFAPPTTERDFLPRVELTAPKLADLVLLDEEGFREVFTASPVKRAGYERFMAGVLMAIANGGQVGLLNEAERRQNDLSPLIRDAARWAVLLLRGQDPGKL, encoded by the coding sequence ATGAGCGCCGACGTCAAAGCCCTGATCCGCGCCAAAGCGCTTGAGCTTGGCTTCTCCGACGTCGGTTTCGCCCGCGCGCAAGGCTTGGCCCAGTGGAAAGCCGATCTTGACGCCTATCTGGCGGAGGGGCGTCACGGCACCATGGACTGGATGGCCGAGACCGCCGCGCGCCGCGCCGATCCTCAGATCCTCTGGCCCGAGGCCCGTTCGGTCATCGTGTTGGGCACCAATTACGCCCCTGCCGGGGATGCGCTGAAGCTTACCCGCATGCCTGAACGCGGCAATATCAGCGTCTATGCCCGCAATCGGGATTATCACGATCTGCTCAAGCGCCGCCTTAAGGCCCTGGGCCGCTGGATGGCCGAGACCTGGGACTGCCAGTTGAAGGTCTTCGTCGATACCGCGCCCGTGATGGAAAAGCCTCTGGCGGCCCAGACCGCGCTGGGTTGGCGCGGACGCCACACCAATATCGTGTCGCGCCGCTTCGGGTCCTGGCTGTTCCTGGGCGAGGTCTTCACCACGCTGGAGATCGCGCCCGATCTGCCCGAAGCCGATCATTGCGGCTCGTGCCGGGCCTGCGTCGATGCCTGTCCGACCCAGGCGCTGGACGGCGAGGGGCGCATCGATGCCAGGCGCTGCATCTCCTACCTCACCATCGAGAGCAAGGCACCGGTGCCCGAGGACCTGCGGCCAGGATTGGGCAACCGCCTTTATGGCTGTGACGACTGCATGGCGGCCTGCCCCTGGAACAAGTTCGCGCCGCCGACCACCGAGCGGGACTTTCTGCCGCGGGTGGAACTGACCGCGCCGAAACTGGCCGATCTGGTGCTGCTGGACGAGGAGGGGTTCCGCGAAGTCTTCACGGCCTCTCCGGTGAAGCGGGCTGGCTATGAACGGTTCATGGCCGGGGTGCTGATGGCCATCGCCAATGGCGGACAGGTGGGGCTTCTAAACGAGGCTGAGCGGCGGCAGAATGATCTGTCGCCGCTGATCCGCGATGCGGCCCGCTGGGCCGTCTTACTCCTCCGCGGCCAGGACCCGGGCAAGCTGTGA
- a CDS encoding helix-turn-helix domain-containing protein, translating into MPTRATAKPARPANRANDTDKHVGGRIRERRIMLGLSQQQMADLIGVTYQQAHKYERGINRISAGRLFEIAQVLGVPVGFFYEGLENRRGSDLSARQRMCLELARNFTSITNERHQEALSQLARVLAAEE; encoded by the coding sequence ATGCCGACACGCGCAACGGCGAAACCCGCCCGCCCCGCCAACCGGGCCAATGACACGGACAAGCATGTGGGAGGCCGCATACGAGAGCGGCGCATCATGCTGGGCCTCTCACAACAGCAGATGGCCGACCTGATCGGCGTCACCTACCAACAGGCCCATAAATACGAGCGCGGCATCAATCGCATCTCGGCGGGACGCCTGTTCGAAATCGCCCAGGTGTTGGGCGTTCCGGTCGGGTTCTTCTATGAAGGACTGGAAAACCGCCGGGGCAGCGATCTTTCGGCCCGCCAGCGCATGTGTCTGGAACTAGCCCGCAACTTCACCTCCATCACCAACGAGCGCCACCAGGAGGCCCTGTCACAGCTTGCCCGGGTCCTGGCCGCGGAGGAGTAA